The following are from one region of the Pygocentrus nattereri isolate fPygNat1 chromosome 20, fPygNat1.pri, whole genome shotgun sequence genome:
- the brd3b gene encoding bromodomain-containing protein 3b isoform X5: MSAVTSPSQAPPPIVNPPPPEVTNPNKPGRKTNQLQYMQNVVVKTLWRHQFAWPFYTPVDAIKLNLPDYHKVIKNPMDMGTIKKRLENNYYWTAGECMQDFNTMFTNCYIYNKPTDDIVLMAQALEKIFLQKVAQMPQEEVELLPPPPKGKARKPGPPPSSENQQALAMSSASPSSSCPSSPPQLPQTPVIAATPVPTITSNVQAVPPAASMLPSAQPVVKKKGVKRKADTTTPTTCAITASRGESPTGMLESKHSKVISRRESTGRPIKPPKKDLEDNELLQQGNKKGKLSDHLKYCDTILKEMLSKKHAAYAWPFYKPVDAEALELHDYHEIIKQPMDLSTVKKKMDGREYPDAQSFAADVRLMFSNCYKYNPPDHEVVAMARKLQDVFEMRFAKMPDEPAEPSSPGAGSATAVVSKSTGSSESSADSSSSSSDSEEERATRLAELQEQLKAVHEQLAALSQGPVSKPKKKKEKKEKEKKKKDKEKDKDKSKAKVEEEKKPKLSQQNKPTQQKKSSARKPNSTSTTRQPKKGGKPGAANYESDEEEALPMSYDEKRQLSLDINRLPGEKLGRVVHIIQSREPSLRDSNPDEIEIDFETLKPSTLRELERYVKSCLQKKQRKPLPGTGKKSAKTKEELVQEKKKELEKRLQDVSGQLNNNKKPPKKEKAGSAPGGGPSRLSGSSSSSDSGSSSSSGSSSESSDSD; the protein is encoded by the exons ATGTCGGCGGTCACGTCTCCCAGCCAGGCTCCTCCTCCTATCGTCAACCCCCCTCCGCCTGAAGTTACGAACCCCAATAAGCCTGGCCGAAAAACCAACCAGCTACAGTACATGCAAAATGTGGTGGTTAAGACTTTATGGAGGCATCAGTTCGCATGGCCCTTCTACACACCTGTGGATGCCATTAAGTTGAATCTTCCA GACTACCATAAAGTCATCAAGAACCCAATGGATATGGGAACAATCAAGAAGAGACTTGAGAATAATTACTACTGGACAGCTGGTGAATGCATGCAGGATTTCAACACTATGTTCACAAACTGTTATATCTATAACAAG CCTACGGATGATATTGTCCTCATGGCTCAAGCCTTGGAAAAGATTTTCCTCCAGAAGGTAGCACAGATGCCCCAGGAGGAGGTGGAACTACTGCCACCACCTCCAAAAGGCAAAGCACGCAAGCCTGGGCCACCCCCTAGCTCAG AAAATCAGCAAGCTTTGGCTATGTCCTCTGCTTCCCCGTCCTCGTCATGTCCGAGCTCCCCTCCACAGCTGCCCCAGACTCCTGTAATAGCAGCCACCCCTGTGCCAACCATCACCTCCAACGTCCAAGCTGTGCCTCCTGCTGCATCCATGCTCCCGAGCGCACAGCCTGTTGTCAAA AAGAAGGGGGTGAAGCGGAAAGCAGACACCACTACGCCCACCACCTGCGCCATCACTGCCAGCAGAGGTGAATCTCCTACCGGCATGCTGGAGTCCAAACACAGTAAGGTCATCTCCAGGCGTGAAAGCACTGGCCGGCCCATCAAACCCCCCAAGAAGGACCTGGAAGACAATGAGCTGCTCCAGCAGGGCAACAAGAAGGGCAAGCTCAGCGACCATCTCAAATACTGCGACACCATCCTAAAAGAGATGCTGTCTAAGAAGCATGCGGCATACGCCTGGCCATTCTACAAACCAGTGGATGCAGAggctctggagctgcatgactACCATGAAATCATCAAGCAACCCATGGATCTCAGCACAGTCAAA AAAAAGATGGATGGCAGAGAGTACCCTGATGCCCAGAGCTTTGCGGCTGATGTCCGGTTAATGTTCTCAAATTGCTACAAATACAATCCGCCTGATCACGAAGTCGTTGCCATGGCGAGGAAGCTTCAG GATGTGTTTGAGATGCGCTTTGCTAAGATGCCGGACGAGCCCGCTGAGCCGTCGTCCCCCGGAGCAGGCTCGGCCACAGCGGTTGTGAGCAAGAGCACAGGCAGCAGCGAGAGCAGCGCTGACTCATCCAGCTCCAGCTCCGACTCGGAAGAGGAGCGCGCCACCCGCCTTGCCGAACTGCAGGAACAG CTGAAGGCTGTTCACGAACAGCTGGCCGCTCTGTCACAGGGCCCCGTCAGCAAgccaaagaagaagaaagagaagaaagaaaaggagaagaagaagaaagacaaagagaaggaCAAAGATAAAAGCAAGGCcaaggtggaggaggagaagaaaccCAAGTTGTCACAGCAGAACAAGCCGACTCAGCAGAAAAAGAGTTCAGCCAGGAAACCCAACAGCACATCCACTACCAG GCAGCCGAAAAAGGGTGGCAAACCGGGAGCAGCAAACTATGAGTCCGATGAAGAGGAGGCTCTTCCCATGTCGTATGACGAAAAAAGGCAGCTCAGCCTGGACATCAACCGACTGCCGGGCGAAAAACTGGGTCGGGTGGTGCACATTATCCAGTCACGCGAACCGTCACTGCGAGACTCCAACCCCGACGAGATCGAGATAGATTTCGAGACGCTCAAGCCTTCCACGCTGCGCGAGCTGGAGCGATACGTCAAGTCCTGTTTACAGAAGAAGCAACGCAAACCTTTAC CGGGCACTGGGAAAAAGAGTGCCAAGACTAAAGAGGAACTGGTtcaggaaaagaagaaagagttAGAAAAGAGGCTGCAGGACGTGAGCGGACAACTGAACAACAACAAGAAACCGCCCAAAAAAG AGAAGGCGGGGTCAGCGCCAGGGGGTGGGCCATCTCGGctgagtggcagcagcagtTCTTCCGACTCgggcagcagcagctccagcgGTTCCAGCTCCGAGAGCAGCGACTCAGACTGA
- the brd3b gene encoding bromodomain-containing protein 3b isoform X8: MSAVTSPSQAPPPIVNPPPPEVTNPNKPGRKTNQLQYMQNVVVKTLWRHQFAWPFYTPVDAIKLNLPDYHKVIKNPMDMGTIKKRLENNYYWTAGECMQDFNTMFTNCYIYNKPTDDIVLMAQALEKIFLQKVAQMPQEEVELLPPPPKGKARKPGPPPSSENQQALAMSSASPSSSCPSSPPQLPQTPVIAATPVPTITSNVQAVPPAASMLPSAQPVVKKKGVKRKADTTTPTTCAITASRGESPTGMLESKHSKVISRRESTGRPIKPPKKDLEDNELLQQGNKKGKLSDHLKYCDTILKEMLSKKHAAYAWPFYKPVDAEALELHDYHEIIKQPMDLSTVKKKMDGREYPDAQSFAADVRLMFSNCYKYNPPDHEVVAMARKLQDVFEMRFAKMPDEPAEPSSPGAGSATAVVSKSTGSSESSADSSSSSSDSEEERATRLAELQEQLKAVHEQLAALSQGPVSKPKKKKEKKEKEKKKKDKEKDKDKSKAKVEEEKKPKLSQQNKPTQQKKSSARKPNSTSTTRQPKKGGKPGAANYESDEEEALPMSYDEKRQLSLDINRLPGEKLGRVVHIIQSREPSLRDSNPDEIEIDFETLKPSTLRELERYVKSCLQKKQRKPLQKAGSAPGGGPSRLSGSSSSSDSGSSSSSGSSSESSDSD; the protein is encoded by the exons ATGTCGGCGGTCACGTCTCCCAGCCAGGCTCCTCCTCCTATCGTCAACCCCCCTCCGCCTGAAGTTACGAACCCCAATAAGCCTGGCCGAAAAACCAACCAGCTACAGTACATGCAAAATGTGGTGGTTAAGACTTTATGGAGGCATCAGTTCGCATGGCCCTTCTACACACCTGTGGATGCCATTAAGTTGAATCTTCCA GACTACCATAAAGTCATCAAGAACCCAATGGATATGGGAACAATCAAGAAGAGACTTGAGAATAATTACTACTGGACAGCTGGTGAATGCATGCAGGATTTCAACACTATGTTCACAAACTGTTATATCTATAACAAG CCTACGGATGATATTGTCCTCATGGCTCAAGCCTTGGAAAAGATTTTCCTCCAGAAGGTAGCACAGATGCCCCAGGAGGAGGTGGAACTACTGCCACCACCTCCAAAAGGCAAAGCACGCAAGCCTGGGCCACCCCCTAGCTCAG AAAATCAGCAAGCTTTGGCTATGTCCTCTGCTTCCCCGTCCTCGTCATGTCCGAGCTCCCCTCCACAGCTGCCCCAGACTCCTGTAATAGCAGCCACCCCTGTGCCAACCATCACCTCCAACGTCCAAGCTGTGCCTCCTGCTGCATCCATGCTCCCGAGCGCACAGCCTGTTGTCAAA AAGAAGGGGGTGAAGCGGAAAGCAGACACCACTACGCCCACCACCTGCGCCATCACTGCCAGCAGAGGTGAATCTCCTACCGGCATGCTGGAGTCCAAACACAGTAAGGTCATCTCCAGGCGTGAAAGCACTGGCCGGCCCATCAAACCCCCCAAGAAGGACCTGGAAGACAATGAGCTGCTCCAGCAGGGCAACAAGAAGGGCAAGCTCAGCGACCATCTCAAATACTGCGACACCATCCTAAAAGAGATGCTGTCTAAGAAGCATGCGGCATACGCCTGGCCATTCTACAAACCAGTGGATGCAGAggctctggagctgcatgactACCATGAAATCATCAAGCAACCCATGGATCTCAGCACAGTCAAA AAAAAGATGGATGGCAGAGAGTACCCTGATGCCCAGAGCTTTGCGGCTGATGTCCGGTTAATGTTCTCAAATTGCTACAAATACAATCCGCCTGATCACGAAGTCGTTGCCATGGCGAGGAAGCTTCAG GATGTGTTTGAGATGCGCTTTGCTAAGATGCCGGACGAGCCCGCTGAGCCGTCGTCCCCCGGAGCAGGCTCGGCCACAGCGGTTGTGAGCAAGAGCACAGGCAGCAGCGAGAGCAGCGCTGACTCATCCAGCTCCAGCTCCGACTCGGAAGAGGAGCGCGCCACCCGCCTTGCCGAACTGCAGGAACAG CTGAAGGCTGTTCACGAACAGCTGGCCGCTCTGTCACAGGGCCCCGTCAGCAAgccaaagaagaagaaagagaagaaagaaaaggagaagaagaagaaagacaaagagaaggaCAAAGATAAAAGCAAGGCcaaggtggaggaggagaagaaaccCAAGTTGTCACAGCAGAACAAGCCGACTCAGCAGAAAAAGAGTTCAGCCAGGAAACCCAACAGCACATCCACTACCAG GCAGCCGAAAAAGGGTGGCAAACCGGGAGCAGCAAACTATGAGTCCGATGAAGAGGAGGCTCTTCCCATGTCGTATGACGAAAAAAGGCAGCTCAGCCTGGACATCAACCGACTGCCGGGCGAAAAACTGGGTCGGGTGGTGCACATTATCCAGTCACGCGAACCGTCACTGCGAGACTCCAACCCCGACGAGATCGAGATAGATTTCGAGACGCTCAAGCCTTCCACGCTGCGCGAGCTGGAGCGATACGTCAAGTCCTGTTTACAGAAGAAGCAACGCAAACCTTTAC AGAAGGCGGGGTCAGCGCCAGGGGGTGGGCCATCTCGGctgagtggcagcagcagtTCTTCCGACTCgggcagcagcagctccagcgGTTCCAGCTCCGAGAGCAGCGACTCAGACTGA
- the brd3b gene encoding bromodomain-containing protein 3b isoform X7, with protein sequence MSAVTSPSQAPPPIVNPPPPEVTNPNKPGRKTNQLQYMQNVVVKTLWRHQFAWPFYTPVDAIKLNLPDYHKVIKNPMDMGTIKKRLENNYYWTAGECMQDFNTMFTNCYIYNKPTDDIVLMAQALEKIFLQKVAQMPQEEVELLPPPPKGKARKPGPPPSSENQQALAMSSASPSSSCPSSPPQLPQTPVIAATPVPTITSNVQAVPPAASMLPSAQPVVKKKGVKRKADTTTPTTCAITASRGESPTGMLESKHSKVISRRESTGRPIKPPKKDLEDNELLQQGNKKGKLSDHLKYCDTILKEMLSKKHAAYAWPFYKPVDAEALELHDYHEIIKQPMDLSTVKKKMDGREYPDAQSFAADVRLMFSNCYKYNPPDHEVVAMARKLQDVFEMRFAKMPDEPAEPSSPGAGSATAVVSKSTGSSESSADSSSSSSDSEEERATRLAELQEQQITKEHPKGNRAGEKNGCAKRFQLKAVHEQLAALSQGPVSKPKKKKEKKEKEKKKKDKEKDKDKSKAKVEEEKKPKLSQQNKPTQQKKSSARKPNSTSTTRQPKKGGKPGAANYESDEEEALPMSYDEKRQLSLDINRLPGEKLGRVVHIIQSREPSLRDSNPDEIEIDFETLKPSTLRELERYVKSCLQKKQRKPLQKAGSAPGGGPSRLSGSSSSSDSGSSSSSGSSSESSDSD encoded by the exons ATGTCGGCGGTCACGTCTCCCAGCCAGGCTCCTCCTCCTATCGTCAACCCCCCTCCGCCTGAAGTTACGAACCCCAATAAGCCTGGCCGAAAAACCAACCAGCTACAGTACATGCAAAATGTGGTGGTTAAGACTTTATGGAGGCATCAGTTCGCATGGCCCTTCTACACACCTGTGGATGCCATTAAGTTGAATCTTCCA GACTACCATAAAGTCATCAAGAACCCAATGGATATGGGAACAATCAAGAAGAGACTTGAGAATAATTACTACTGGACAGCTGGTGAATGCATGCAGGATTTCAACACTATGTTCACAAACTGTTATATCTATAACAAG CCTACGGATGATATTGTCCTCATGGCTCAAGCCTTGGAAAAGATTTTCCTCCAGAAGGTAGCACAGATGCCCCAGGAGGAGGTGGAACTACTGCCACCACCTCCAAAAGGCAAAGCACGCAAGCCTGGGCCACCCCCTAGCTCAG AAAATCAGCAAGCTTTGGCTATGTCCTCTGCTTCCCCGTCCTCGTCATGTCCGAGCTCCCCTCCACAGCTGCCCCAGACTCCTGTAATAGCAGCCACCCCTGTGCCAACCATCACCTCCAACGTCCAAGCTGTGCCTCCTGCTGCATCCATGCTCCCGAGCGCACAGCCTGTTGTCAAA AAGAAGGGGGTGAAGCGGAAAGCAGACACCACTACGCCCACCACCTGCGCCATCACTGCCAGCAGAGGTGAATCTCCTACCGGCATGCTGGAGTCCAAACACAGTAAGGTCATCTCCAGGCGTGAAAGCACTGGCCGGCCCATCAAACCCCCCAAGAAGGACCTGGAAGACAATGAGCTGCTCCAGCAGGGCAACAAGAAGGGCAAGCTCAGCGACCATCTCAAATACTGCGACACCATCCTAAAAGAGATGCTGTCTAAGAAGCATGCGGCATACGCCTGGCCATTCTACAAACCAGTGGATGCAGAggctctggagctgcatgactACCATGAAATCATCAAGCAACCCATGGATCTCAGCACAGTCAAA AAAAAGATGGATGGCAGAGAGTACCCTGATGCCCAGAGCTTTGCGGCTGATGTCCGGTTAATGTTCTCAAATTGCTACAAATACAATCCGCCTGATCACGAAGTCGTTGCCATGGCGAGGAAGCTTCAG GATGTGTTTGAGATGCGCTTTGCTAAGATGCCGGACGAGCCCGCTGAGCCGTCGTCCCCCGGAGCAGGCTCGGCCACAGCGGTTGTGAGCAAGAGCACAGGCAGCAGCGAGAGCAGCGCTGACTCATCCAGCTCCAGCTCCGACTCGGAAGAGGAGCGCGCCACCCGCCTTGCCGAACTGCAGGAACAG CAAATCACTAAGGAGCACCCGAAGGGTAACAGGGCAGGGGAAAAAAACGGGTGTGCCAAACGTTTTCAG CTGAAGGCTGTTCACGAACAGCTGGCCGCTCTGTCACAGGGCCCCGTCAGCAAgccaaagaagaagaaagagaagaaagaaaaggagaagaagaagaaagacaaagagaaggaCAAAGATAAAAGCAAGGCcaaggtggaggaggagaagaaaccCAAGTTGTCACAGCAGAACAAGCCGACTCAGCAGAAAAAGAGTTCAGCCAGGAAACCCAACAGCACATCCACTACCAG GCAGCCGAAAAAGGGTGGCAAACCGGGAGCAGCAAACTATGAGTCCGATGAAGAGGAGGCTCTTCCCATGTCGTATGACGAAAAAAGGCAGCTCAGCCTGGACATCAACCGACTGCCGGGCGAAAAACTGGGTCGGGTGGTGCACATTATCCAGTCACGCGAACCGTCACTGCGAGACTCCAACCCCGACGAGATCGAGATAGATTTCGAGACGCTCAAGCCTTCCACGCTGCGCGAGCTGGAGCGATACGTCAAGTCCTGTTTACAGAAGAAGCAACGCAAACCTTTAC AGAAGGCGGGGTCAGCGCCAGGGGGTGGGCCATCTCGGctgagtggcagcagcagtTCTTCCGACTCgggcagcagcagctccagcgGTTCCAGCTCCGAGAGCAGCGACTCAGACTGA
- the brd3b gene encoding bromodomain-containing protein 3b isoform X9, whose protein sequence is MSAVTSPSQAPPPIVNPPPPEVTNPNKPGRKTNQLQYMQNVVVKTLWRHQFAWPFYTPVDAIKLNLPDYHKVIKNPMDMGTIKKRLENNYYWTAGECMQDFNTMFTNCYIYNKPTDDIVLMAQALEKIFLQKVAQMPQEEVELLPPPPKGKARKPGPPPSSENQQALAMSSASPSSSCPSSPPQLPQTPVIAATPVPTITSNVQAVPPAASMLPSAQPVVKKKGVKRKADTTTPTTCAITASRGESPTGMLESKHSKVISRRESTGRPIKPPKKDLEDNELLQQGNKKGKLSDHLKYCDTILKEMLSKKHAAYAWPFYKPVDAEALELHDYHEIIKQPMDLSTVKKKMDGREYPDAQSFAADVRLMFSNCYKYNPPDHEVVAMARKLQDVFEMRFAKMPDEPAEPSSPGAGSATAVVSKSTGSSESSADSSSSSSDSEEERATRLAELQEQLKAVHEQLAALSQGPVSKPKKKKEKKEKEKKKKDKEKDKDKSKAKVEEEKKPKLSQQNKPTQQKKSSARKPNSTSTTRQPKKGGKPGAANYESDEEEALPMSYDEKRQLSLDINRLPGEKLGRVVHIIQSREPSLRDSNPDEIEIDFETLKPSTLRELERYVKSCLQKKQRKPLPGTGKKSAKTKEELVQEKKKELEKRLQDVSGQLNNNKKPPKKAEKAGSAPGGGPSRLSGSSSSSDSGSSSSSGSSSESSDSD, encoded by the exons ATGTCGGCGGTCACGTCTCCCAGCCAGGCTCCTCCTCCTATCGTCAACCCCCCTCCGCCTGAAGTTACGAACCCCAATAAGCCTGGCCGAAAAACCAACCAGCTACAGTACATGCAAAATGTGGTGGTTAAGACTTTATGGAGGCATCAGTTCGCATGGCCCTTCTACACACCTGTGGATGCCATTAAGTTGAATCTTCCA GACTACCATAAAGTCATCAAGAACCCAATGGATATGGGAACAATCAAGAAGAGACTTGAGAATAATTACTACTGGACAGCTGGTGAATGCATGCAGGATTTCAACACTATGTTCACAAACTGTTATATCTATAACAAG CCTACGGATGATATTGTCCTCATGGCTCAAGCCTTGGAAAAGATTTTCCTCCAGAAGGTAGCACAGATGCCCCAGGAGGAGGTGGAACTACTGCCACCACCTCCAAAAGGCAAAGCACGCAAGCCTGGGCCACCCCCTAGCTCAG AAAATCAGCAAGCTTTGGCTATGTCCTCTGCTTCCCCGTCCTCGTCATGTCCGAGCTCCCCTCCACAGCTGCCCCAGACTCCTGTAATAGCAGCCACCCCTGTGCCAACCATCACCTCCAACGTCCAAGCTGTGCCTCCTGCTGCATCCATGCTCCCGAGCGCACAGCCTGTTGTCAAA AAGAAGGGGGTGAAGCGGAAAGCAGACACCACTACGCCCACCACCTGCGCCATCACTGCCAGCAGAGGTGAATCTCCTACCGGCATGCTGGAGTCCAAACACAGTAAGGTCATCTCCAGGCGTGAAAGCACTGGCCGGCCCATCAAACCCCCCAAGAAGGACCTGGAAGACAATGAGCTGCTCCAGCAGGGCAACAAGAAGGGCAAGCTCAGCGACCATCTCAAATACTGCGACACCATCCTAAAAGAGATGCTGTCTAAGAAGCATGCGGCATACGCCTGGCCATTCTACAAACCAGTGGATGCAGAggctctggagctgcatgactACCATGAAATCATCAAGCAACCCATGGATCTCAGCACAGTCAAA AAAAAGATGGATGGCAGAGAGTACCCTGATGCCCAGAGCTTTGCGGCTGATGTCCGGTTAATGTTCTCAAATTGCTACAAATACAATCCGCCTGATCACGAAGTCGTTGCCATGGCGAGGAAGCTTCAG GATGTGTTTGAGATGCGCTTTGCTAAGATGCCGGACGAGCCCGCTGAGCCGTCGTCCCCCGGAGCAGGCTCGGCCACAGCGGTTGTGAGCAAGAGCACAGGCAGCAGCGAGAGCAGCGCTGACTCATCCAGCTCCAGCTCCGACTCGGAAGAGGAGCGCGCCACCCGCCTTGCCGAACTGCAGGAACAG CTGAAGGCTGTTCACGAACAGCTGGCCGCTCTGTCACAGGGCCCCGTCAGCAAgccaaagaagaagaaagagaagaaagaaaaggagaagaagaagaaagacaaagagaaggaCAAAGATAAAAGCAAGGCcaaggtggaggaggagaagaaaccCAAGTTGTCACAGCAGAACAAGCCGACTCAGCAGAAAAAGAGTTCAGCCAGGAAACCCAACAGCACATCCACTACCAG GCAGCCGAAAAAGGGTGGCAAACCGGGAGCAGCAAACTATGAGTCCGATGAAGAGGAGGCTCTTCCCATGTCGTATGACGAAAAAAGGCAGCTCAGCCTGGACATCAACCGACTGCCGGGCGAAAAACTGGGTCGGGTGGTGCACATTATCCAGTCACGCGAACCGTCACTGCGAGACTCCAACCCCGACGAGATCGAGATAGATTTCGAGACGCTCAAGCCTTCCACGCTGCGCGAGCTGGAGCGATACGTCAAGTCCTGTTTACAGAAGAAGCAACGCAAACCTTTAC CGGGCACTGGGAAAAAGAGTGCCAAGACTAAAGAGGAACTGGTtcaggaaaagaagaaagagttAGAAAAGAGGCTGCAGGACGTGAGCGGACAACTGAACAACAACAAGAAACCGCCCAAAAAAG CAGAGAAGGCGGGGTCAGCGCCAGGGGGTGGGCCATCTCGGctgagtggcagcagcagtTCTTCCGACTCgggcagcagcagctccagcgGTTCCAGCTCCGAGAGCAGCGACTCAGACTGA